Proteins encoded within one genomic window of Nonomuraea gerenzanensis:
- a CDS encoding CAP family protein, producing MGVRPALPDSTTDAFVAEALAAANAYRDKHHAPPLTVDPELTEYAKSRAASRSEFKELDAGHTGLRDQTGENIYWGVETEAPAKGSAAVDEWYGEVKYYDFNKAEFTPQSGHFTQLVWKASTKVGIGRVSGQTSEGLETYIVFVFEPRGNMKGSFAANVLPA from the coding sequence ATGGGAGTCCGCCCAGCGCTGCCCGACAGCACCACGGACGCCTTCGTCGCCGAAGCGCTCGCCGCGGCGAACGCCTACCGGGACAAGCACCACGCGCCACCACTGACCGTGGACCCCGAGCTCACGGAGTACGCCAAGAGCAGGGCCGCCTCCAGGTCGGAGTTCAAGGAGCTGGACGCCGGCCACACCGGCCTGCGCGACCAGACCGGTGAGAACATCTACTGGGGCGTCGAGACGGAGGCGCCCGCCAAGGGCTCCGCGGCCGTCGACGAGTGGTACGGCGAGGTCAAGTACTACGACTTCAACAAGGCCGAGTTCACCCCGCAGAGCGGCCACTTCACCCAGCTCGTGTGGAAGGCCAGCACGAAGGTGGGCATCGGCCGGGTCTCGGGGCAGACCTCGGAGGGCCTGGAGACCTACATCGTCTTCGTCTTCGAGCCCAGGGGCAACATGAAGGGCTCGTTCGCCGCGAACGTCCTGCCCGCCTGA
- a CDS encoding SAM-dependent methyltransferase — translation MTDRPLDTSVPSPARIYDLWLGGHDHYEIDRVVSEQILAAVPDLPVLARANREFLGRAVRHLAGEAGVRQFLDIGAGIPTADNTHQVAQSVAPDSRVVYVDNDPTVLAHARELLRAAPAGTTAFVDGDLRDPGKILTAAAELLDFDRPIGLTLLGVIDFVPDTATARSIIEDLMSAMAPGSHLALSHGLVGRQLEEGVRHWNDSGGSPLTLRTLEEVTSFFDGLELLEPGVVPLPRWRPGPGTRYLDREAVYYAGVGRKP, via the coding sequence ATGACCGATCGCCCGCTCGACACCAGTGTCCCCAGCCCCGCCCGCATCTACGACCTGTGGCTCGGCGGCCACGACCACTACGAGATCGACCGCGTCGTGAGCGAGCAGATCCTCGCCGCCGTCCCCGACCTGCCGGTGCTGGCGCGGGCCAACAGGGAGTTCCTCGGCCGCGCGGTGCGCCACCTGGCCGGTGAGGCGGGCGTGCGGCAGTTCCTCGACATCGGCGCCGGCATCCCGACCGCGGACAACACTCACCAGGTGGCCCAGTCGGTGGCGCCGGACAGCCGCGTCGTGTACGTCGACAACGATCCGACGGTCCTGGCCCACGCCCGCGAGCTGCTGCGCGCGGCGCCGGCGGGCACGACCGCGTTCGTGGACGGCGACCTGCGCGACCCGGGGAAGATCCTCACCGCCGCCGCCGAGCTGCTCGACTTCGACCGTCCGATCGGCCTGACCCTGCTCGGCGTCATCGACTTCGTGCCCGACACCGCCACCGCACGCTCGATCATCGAGGACCTGATGTCCGCCATGGCTCCCGGCAGCCACCTCGCCCTGTCCCACGGCCTGGTGGGCAGGCAGCTCGAAGAGGGGGTGCGGCACTGGAACGACAGCGGCGGCAGCCCGCTCACGCTGCGCACGCTGGAGGAGGTCACCTCCTTCTTCGACGGGCTGGAGCTGCTGGAGCCGGGCGTGGTCCCGCTGCCGCGCTGGCGGCCCGGGCCCGGCACCCGCTACCTCGACCGGGAGGCCGTCTACTACGCGGGCGTCGGCCGCAAGCCCTGA
- a CDS encoding sensor histidine kinase, with translation MSESRLVARFRRWYGGLPTILVDGALAALVLLVQLWPFLSRENPHGGPWHWWGYAVVVASAVPLIWRRRAPVLVLLSVCVPTGFYDLVDEVAAQPIWYTTLVALYTLAAYSSRWKRWIPFAITLGGGLLIVGSAESGVRGTVQFVAAYAIGRAAAASRAHAAALEERAVRLAREREIEAERAAERERARIARDMHDILAHAVSVMVVQAEAGPVAVTSNPARAVAAFDAIAGAGRDAMVQLRRLLNVLKEEEGPRGPQPTIEGLPALADQVRGTGLHVTYSTSGSPRPLSPDTEVAAYRITQEALTNIVKHAGAARADVALTWQDHALMIDITDDGRGRAPALPSGGNGLIGIRERAAACGGTAQLGPRPGGQGFQVLVRLPLAAS, from the coding sequence ATGTCCGAGTCCCGGTTGGTCGCGCGGTTCCGCCGCTGGTACGGCGGGCTGCCCACGATCCTGGTGGACGGCGCGCTCGCGGCGCTGGTGCTGCTCGTGCAGCTCTGGCCGTTCCTGTCCCGTGAGAACCCGCACGGCGGGCCCTGGCACTGGTGGGGTTACGCGGTGGTGGTCGCCTCCGCGGTGCCGCTGATCTGGCGTCGCCGCGCACCGGTGCTCGTGCTGCTGTCCGTCTGCGTCCCCACAGGCTTCTACGACCTCGTGGACGAGGTGGCCGCCCAGCCCATCTGGTACACGACGCTGGTGGCTCTCTACACGCTGGCCGCCTACTCCAGCAGGTGGAAGCGGTGGATCCCGTTCGCCATCACGCTCGGCGGCGGCCTGCTCATCGTCGGCTCGGCCGAGTCGGGGGTGCGCGGCACCGTGCAGTTCGTCGCCGCGTACGCCATCGGCCGCGCGGCGGCGGCCTCCCGGGCCCACGCCGCCGCGCTGGAGGAGCGGGCCGTGCGGCTGGCCCGCGAGCGCGAGATCGAGGCCGAGCGCGCCGCCGAGCGCGAGCGGGCCAGGATCGCCCGCGACATGCACGACATCCTCGCCCACGCGGTCAGCGTCATGGTCGTCCAGGCCGAGGCCGGCCCGGTGGCGGTCACCTCGAACCCGGCCAGGGCCGTGGCCGCCTTCGACGCCATCGCCGGCGCCGGGCGCGACGCCATGGTGCAACTGCGCCGCCTGCTGAACGTGCTCAAGGAGGAGGAGGGCCCGCGCGGCCCGCAGCCCACCATCGAAGGGCTGCCCGCCCTGGCCGACCAGGTCCGGGGAACCGGGCTGCACGTGACATACTCCACCTCGGGCTCGCCCCGGCCGCTGTCGCCCGACACCGAGGTGGCCGCGTACCGCATCACCCAGGAAGCCCTCACCAACATCGTCAAGCACGCGGGCGCCGCCCGCGCCGACGTCGCCCTCACCTGGCAGGACCACGCACTCATGATCGACATCACCGACGACGGCCGGGGCAGGGCCCCGGCGCTCCCCTCGGGCGGCAACGGCCTGATCGGCATCCGCGAGCGGGCAGCCGCGTGCGGCGGCACCGCGCAGCTCGGCCCGCGCCCCGGCGGGCAGGGCTTCCAGGTGCTCGTCCGGCTGCCGCTGGCGGCGTCGTGA
- a CDS encoding MauE/DoxX family redox-associated membrane protein, translated as MHGIAASQPYVIAAFLLWAGLVKLFGRRMRAQAGRTALARLTGPARAVPALRLVGLAELTVAAALLVPPLHPLDGVAAASLSAGFLAYLTYAYVAAPASSCGCLGTHSRPVDVRAFARAGLLLAASLLAATAPAGAALPWVVLLEAVVLLGLSAELDRHWLVPLRRLLVRLRRPLALPVPADVPLESSLHLLRRSPAYCSASAQLSSDVLESWDEDGTRFVVYGARGRTAVFAVPLAGDDPADVRVALV; from the coding sequence ATGCACGGGATCGCCGCGTCGCAGCCGTACGTGATCGCCGCCTTCCTCCTGTGGGCCGGCCTGGTGAAACTGTTCGGCAGGCGGATGAGGGCGCAGGCCGGGCGCACCGCCCTGGCCCGGCTCACCGGCCCGGCGCGCGCGGTCCCCGCCCTGCGGCTCGTCGGCCTGGCGGAGCTGACCGTGGCCGCCGCGCTGCTGGTGCCCCCGTTGCACCCGCTGGACGGGGTGGCCGCCGCGTCGTTGTCCGCCGGGTTCCTGGCGTACCTGACCTATGCCTACGTGGCCGCGCCCGCCTCGTCGTGCGGCTGCCTGGGCACCCACTCCCGCCCCGTGGACGTGCGTGCCTTCGCCCGCGCGGGCCTGCTGCTGGCCGCCTCGCTCCTGGCCGCGACGGCTCCGGCCGGTGCCGCGCTGCCGTGGGTGGTCCTGCTGGAGGCCGTGGTCCTGCTGGGGCTCTCGGCCGAGCTGGACCGCCACTGGCTCGTCCCGCTGCGCCGCCTGCTGGTCCGGCTGCGCCGGCCGCTGGCGCTCCCGGTGCCGGCGGACGTGCCGCTGGAGTCGTCCCTGCACCTGCTGCGCCGCAGCCCGGCGTACTGCTCGGCGTCCGCCCAGCTCAGCTCGGACGTGCTGGAGTCGTGGGACGAGGACGGCACCCGGTTCGTGGTGTACGGGGCACGGGGCCGCACGGCGGTCTTCGCCGTCCCGCTCGCCGGTGACGACCCGGCCGACGTGCGAGTCGCACTCGTCTAA
- a CDS encoding 4-hydroxybenzoate 3-monooxygenase → MRESIEVVIIGSGPAGLTLANLLQRAGVGCVVLERQSRTYVEQRQRAGVLEHDGARLFEEWGLGESVLAGTTAGGMLEIRLDGQPRFFDVAALAGGRAGRIVPQQVLVGRLIEAFLAGGGDLRFEAAEVTPHGLDGSAPTVTYRDTAGVVHEIACAYVAGCDGFHGVSRASVPEGALTTYTYEHGYGWLTVLADAPAPYHPLFGIHPAGFAAQFARGPGASRFYLECAPGADVGEWGDERIWEQLRLRLGDAGLPTGPITEKLFVEMRCFVADPMRYGRLFLVGDAAHIITPMGGKGMNLAIADAGVLARGLRAALREGDERPLAAYSETCLKRVWDHQEFSRWMGEMMHEAGNATLAGPFRRQLARARLERLFSSDAAARAFADLMA, encoded by the coding sequence ATGCGGGAGAGCATCGAGGTCGTCATCATCGGATCGGGGCCGGCCGGGCTGACCCTGGCCAACCTGCTGCAGCGGGCCGGAGTCGGCTGCGTGGTGCTGGAGCGGCAGAGCCGGACGTACGTGGAGCAGCGGCAGCGCGCCGGCGTGCTGGAGCACGACGGGGCCCGCCTCTTCGAGGAGTGGGGACTGGGCGAGAGCGTGCTGGCCGGCACCACGGCCGGCGGCATGCTGGAGATCCGCCTCGACGGGCAACCGCGCTTCTTCGACGTCGCCGCCCTGGCCGGCGGGCGGGCCGGGCGGATCGTGCCGCAGCAGGTCCTCGTCGGCCGGCTCATCGAGGCGTTCCTGGCGGGCGGGGGAGACCTGCGTTTCGAGGCCGCCGAGGTGACCCCGCACGGCCTCGACGGCTCCGCGCCGACCGTGACGTACCGGGACACGGCGGGCGTCGTGCACGAGATCGCGTGCGCGTACGTGGCCGGCTGCGACGGCTTCCACGGCGTCAGCCGCGCCAGCGTGCCGGAGGGCGCGCTGACCACCTACACCTACGAGCACGGCTACGGCTGGCTCACCGTGCTCGCCGACGCGCCCGCGCCGTACCATCCGCTCTTCGGCATCCATCCGGCCGGGTTCGCGGCCCAGTTCGCGCGCGGGCCCGGCGCCAGCCGCTTCTACCTGGAGTGCGCGCCGGGCGCCGACGTCGGTGAGTGGGGCGACGAGCGGATCTGGGAGCAGCTGCGGTTACGGCTCGGCGACGCGGGCCTGCCCACAGGACCGATCACGGAGAAGCTGTTCGTGGAGATGCGCTGCTTCGTGGCCGACCCCATGCGTTACGGCCGGCTCTTCCTCGTGGGGGACGCCGCGCACATCATCACCCCGATGGGCGGCAAGGGCATGAACCTGGCCATCGCCGACGCCGGCGTGCTGGCCCGCGGGCTGCGCGCGGCGTTGCGCGAGGGCGACGAGCGGCCGCTGGCCGCCTACTCCGAGACGTGCCTGAAGCGGGTGTGGGATCACCAGGAGTTCTCCCGGTGGATGGGCGAGATGATGCACGAGGCCGGCAACGCCACGCTGGCCGGGCCGTTCCGGCGGCAGCTCGCCAGAGCGCGGCTGGAGCGGCTGTTCTCCTCCGACGCCGCAGCCCGCGCCTTCGCCGATCTCATGGCGTGA
- a CDS encoding septal ring lytic transglycosylase RlpA family protein produces the protein MARSTATDPPADLLGPVQGEVSWFCCGTAWGPCSSTGKGACGTCNSGNLQHAWPNTSDACWAITRPDSCGVSLSRRTCGYRHRVTALCTGTSVVTAIADCGPQTDLFCGERSCCGATCANNRLIDLTPAAYSQLASLSSGLRPVEISTA, from the coding sequence ATGGCGCGAAGCACGGCCACCGACCCGCCCGCCGACTTACTCGGCCCCGTCCAAGGAGAGGTCTCCTGGTTCTGCTGCGGCACCGCCTGGGGCCCCTGCAGCAGCACCGGCAAGGGAGCCTGCGGCACCTGCAACTCCGGCAACCTCCAGCACGCCTGGCCCAACACCTCCGACGCCTGCTGGGCGATCACCCGTCCCGACAGCTGCGGCGTCAGCCTGTCCCGCAGGACCTGCGGGTACCGCCACCGCGTCACCGCGCTGTGCACCGGCACCAGCGTCGTCACCGCCATCGCCGACTGCGGCCCGCAGACGGACCTGTTCTGCGGCGAGCGCAGCTGCTGCGGCGCGACCTGCGCGAACAACCGCCTGATCGACCTGACCCCCGCCGCCTACAGCCAGCTCGCCAGCCTCTCGTCCGGCCTGCGGCCGGTGGAGATCTCGACGGCCTAG
- a CDS encoding trypsin-like serine peptidase, which produces MHRRVSLLSAVALALAGALVPAGAAQAGAANGLDPRPAGWTATDSQSERRTVSQYWTTQRMLAAQPLDAPAPRRTQSRGPSQGDPWATRGAAATTTRRSPWSTRGAAWSVGGTTPVTTARQSLVPNSPGLQWTDGGAVVRTTGRVFFTTADGRNSSCSGSAVTSANESVVITAGHCVKLNGAAHRNWVFVPAFDDGRRPFGTWVAGAMLTTQQWNAREDINFDMAAVVVAPLNGRTLTDVVGGQGVAFNQARQRQMFAFGYPAADPFDGSELIYCSGRAFNDTVMTRDQGLRCNMTGGSSGGPWFQGFNESTGLGWLNSVNSFTYNFAPNFMFGPFFGDEAMAVYQAAQNTDAL; this is translated from the coding sequence ATGCACCGCAGAGTCAGTCTGCTCTCCGCCGTCGCCCTCGCGCTGGCCGGCGCGCTCGTACCGGCGGGTGCCGCGCAGGCCGGGGCCGCCAACGGGCTCGACCCCAGGCCCGCCGGGTGGACGGCCACGGATTCGCAGTCGGAGCGCAGGACCGTCTCGCAGTACTGGACCACGCAGCGCATGCTCGCGGCGCAGCCCCTCGACGCGCCCGCGCCGCGGCGTACGCAGTCGCGCGGGCCGTCCCAGGGCGACCCGTGGGCCACCCGCGGCGCCGCGGCCACCACCACCCGCCGCAGCCCGTGGAGCACGCGCGGCGCCGCGTGGTCGGTCGGCGGCACCACGCCGGTCACCACCGCGCGGCAGTCCCTGGTGCCCAACAGCCCGGGGTTGCAGTGGACGGACGGCGGCGCGGTCGTGCGCACCACCGGCAGGGTCTTCTTCACCACCGCCGACGGCCGCAACTCCTCCTGCTCAGGCTCGGCCGTGACCAGTGCGAACGAGAGCGTGGTGATCACGGCGGGGCACTGCGTGAAGCTGAACGGGGCCGCGCACAGGAACTGGGTGTTCGTGCCGGCCTTCGACGACGGGCGGCGCCCGTTCGGCACCTGGGTGGCCGGCGCGATGCTCACCACCCAGCAGTGGAACGCCAGGGAGGACATCAACTTCGACATGGCCGCCGTCGTGGTGGCACCGCTGAACGGGCGCACGCTGACCGACGTGGTCGGCGGGCAGGGGGTCGCCTTCAACCAGGCCAGGCAGCGCCAGATGTTCGCCTTCGGGTATCCGGCGGCCGACCCGTTCGACGGGTCGGAGCTGATCTACTGCAGCGGGCGGGCGTTCAACGACACGGTCATGACCCGCGACCAGGGGCTGCGCTGCAACATGACCGGCGGGTCGAGCGGCGGCCCGTGGTTCCAGGGCTTCAACGAGTCCACCGGTCTCGGCTGGCTGAACTCCGTCAACAGCTTCACCTACAACTTCGCGCCGAACTTCATGTTCGGCCCCTTCTTCGGTGACGAGGCCATGGCCGTCTACCAGGCGGCGCAGAACACGGACGCGCTCTGA
- a CDS encoding cell wall protein, with the protein MRSRRDVLKSAVLGGGAGVVAATALGSLGPEAAFAAQKVEPGAPDPDFAEGRIRSIKDNTLLVLGSNLVFHTIRVVDGTSLWKLGPVPFDQAKPGDGLYARGVRMPDGMLAAEAVWLNIVNIKGHIKNITGQTIHLDHNGYDVLCHVVAGKSVAIHSESPPTADLSMLKVSQHVQILGAWRPDTNEVDIATVFSPH; encoded by the coding sequence ATGCGCAGCAGAAGGGACGTGCTCAAGTCCGCCGTGCTCGGCGGAGGCGCCGGCGTCGTCGCGGCGACCGCACTGGGCTCGCTCGGCCCCGAGGCGGCCTTCGCCGCCCAGAAGGTCGAGCCCGGCGCCCCCGACCCGGACTTCGCCGAGGGCCGGATCCGCTCGATCAAGGACAACACGCTGCTCGTCCTGGGCTCCAACCTGGTCTTCCACACCATCAGGGTGGTGGACGGCACGAGCCTGTGGAAGCTCGGCCCGGTCCCGTTCGACCAGGCCAAGCCCGGTGACGGCCTGTACGCCAGAGGCGTGCGGATGCCCGACGGCATGCTGGCCGCCGAGGCGGTGTGGCTCAACATCGTCAACATCAAGGGCCACATCAAGAACATCACCGGCCAGACCATCCACCTCGACCACAACGGCTACGACGTGCTGTGTCACGTGGTCGCCGGCAAGTCGGTCGCCATCCACTCGGAGTCCCCGCCCACGGCGGACCTGTCGATGCTGAAGGTCAGCCAGCACGTGCAGATCCTGGGCGCCTGGCGGCCGGACACCAACGAGGTCGACATCGCCACCGTCTTCTCCCCGCACTAG
- a CDS encoding chorismate mutase: MEKTSADQPDVEMHVRNELQRLRDSIDNLDAALVHLLAERFKCTQEVGRLKAEYRLPPADPAREAAQIRRLRALAEESKLDPVFAERFLNFIIAEVVRHHELIASSHAAARGD; encoded by the coding sequence ATGGAAAAAACCTCTGCAGATCAGCCTGATGTGGAAATGCACGTCCGTAATGAGCTGCAGCGACTCAGGGACAGCATCGACAATCTTGACGCCGCCCTCGTCCACCTGCTCGCCGAGCGTTTCAAGTGCACCCAGGAAGTCGGCCGGCTGAAGGCGGAGTACAGGCTGCCGCCGGCGGATCCGGCGCGCGAGGCGGCCCAAATCCGCCGCCTGCGCGCGCTGGCCGAGGAATCGAAACTCGACCCGGTCTTCGCCGAGCGATTCCTGAATTTCATCATCGCCGAGGTCGTCCGGCACCACGAGCTGATCGCCAGCAGCCACGCGGCGGCGCGGGGCGACTAG
- a CDS encoding GNAT family N-acetyltransferase: MDIRTRTAADLAACVEALAEVQAADRYPVHWPADPGAWLTPDGMTTAWIAVEAGAVLGHLALTRDQEVSRLFVTPGARGRGVASRLLDTARAATPLPLRLEVSSEGRAAIGFYERSGWRRVGSTRAGWLNAAGEPALLHHYVSPPRG; the protein is encoded by the coding sequence GTGGACATCCGCACCAGAACCGCGGCCGACCTGGCCGCCTGCGTCGAGGCCTTGGCCGAGGTCCAGGCCGCCGACCGCTACCCCGTGCACTGGCCGGCCGATCCGGGCGCCTGGCTGACCCCGGACGGCATGACCACGGCCTGGATCGCGGTCGAGGCGGGCGCGGTGCTCGGGCACCTGGCGCTCACCCGGGACCAGGAGGTCAGCCGCCTGTTCGTCACGCCCGGCGCCCGGGGCCGCGGCGTGGCCTCCCGGCTGCTCGACACCGCCCGCGCCGCCACCCCGCTGCCGCTGAGGCTGGAGGTCTCGTCGGAGGGGCGGGCCGCCATCGGGTTCTACGAGCGCTCCGGCTGGCGCAGGGTCGGCAGCACCCGCGCCGGCTGGCTGAACGCGGCCGGCGAGCCGGCGTTGCTGCACCACTACGTGAGCCCGCCCCGGGGCTGA
- a CDS encoding VOC family protein, with amino-acid sequence MTTTVTPYLMVHSAKQFADFVGHVFGGTTQTLIPLDGDPERVVHGVVRIGSSTFYFADARIDGAQCLPPYRQGEDPSRTQLYVSLPDPAKAHAAALEKGATPVMELTEQEGGAAMGGWVDPFGTLWWVTSDPAQPA; translated from the coding sequence ATGACGACGACCGTGACGCCGTACCTCATGGTGCACAGCGCCAAGCAGTTCGCCGACTTCGTCGGGCACGTCTTCGGCGGCACCACGCAGACCCTCATCCCGCTCGACGGCGACCCCGAGCGGGTCGTGCACGGAGTCGTGCGCATCGGCAGCAGCACGTTCTACTTCGCCGACGCCAGAATCGACGGCGCGCAGTGCCTGCCGCCCTACCGTCAGGGAGAGGACCCGTCCCGCACGCAGCTGTACGTCTCGCTGCCCGACCCGGCCAAGGCCCACGCCGCCGCGCTGGAGAAGGGCGCCACCCCGGTCATGGAGCTGACCGAGCAGGAGGGCGGGGCGGCGATGGGCGGCTGGGTGGACCCGTTCGGCACCCTGTGGTGGGTCACCTCGGACCCGGCGCAGCCCGCCTGA
- a CDS encoding response regulator, translated as MSIRVVVADDQELVRAGFSMILDAQPDIEVVAEAGDGAQAIAAVREHRPDLLLLDIRMPVMDGIEAARAICAEGDCRVLMLTTFDLDDYVYDALRAGASGFLLKDVRRDDLVHAVRVVSAGESLLAPSVTTKLIADFTSRAAPRAAAPPSQRLSVLTGREQETLRMMARGLSNAEIAREMVVSEHTVKTHVSNVLTKLGLRDRVQAVIAAYETGLIVPGDFQ; from the coding sequence GTGAGCATCCGCGTCGTGGTGGCGGACGACCAGGAGCTGGTCCGCGCCGGGTTCAGCATGATCCTCGACGCCCAGCCGGACATCGAGGTCGTCGCCGAGGCGGGCGACGGCGCGCAGGCGATCGCCGCCGTTCGCGAGCACCGCCCGGACCTGCTCCTGCTCGACATCCGCATGCCGGTCATGGACGGCATCGAGGCCGCCCGCGCCATCTGCGCGGAGGGGGACTGCCGGGTCCTCATGCTCACCACGTTCGACCTGGACGACTACGTCTACGACGCGCTGCGGGCCGGGGCCAGCGGCTTCCTGCTCAAGGACGTCAGGCGCGACGACCTGGTGCACGCCGTACGGGTGGTCTCGGCCGGCGAGTCGTTGCTCGCCCCCTCGGTCACCACCAAGCTCATCGCCGACTTCACCTCCCGGGCCGCCCCGCGCGCCGCCGCCCCGCCGTCGCAGCGGCTGTCGGTGCTGACCGGGCGCGAGCAGGAGACGCTGCGCATGATGGCCAGGGGGCTGTCCAACGCGGAGATCGCGCGGGAGATGGTGGTCAGCGAGCACACGGTGAAGACCCATGTCAGCAACGTGCTGACCAAGCTGGGGCTGCGGGACCGGGTGCAGGCGGTGATCGCGGCGTACGAGACGGGGCTGATCGTGCCGGGCGACTTCCAATGA
- a CDS encoding serine hydrolase domain-containing protein, producing MVDVPSDLEEITLLKTAAACLALATALVAAPAQAATSATLTCPAPTVMRPDPGAVVPPVDQAALSKSIAGLPAADATAAVVRVSGSKGSWRGVSGVADVRTGREAAQHVRFRVGSVTKVFTTAVVLQLVAEGRLSLGDTVQDHLPGLLPASYPDVQVGQLLNHTSGLPAPELPEGFEHVYETRFDRWTPQQYVALAVRNPIEFTPGTRQHYLNINTFVAGLLIEQVTGETYEHEVTNRILRPVGMRDSYLPGTSTTIRGPHHRGYQSVPAGFANAIPYGDGYVVDMTRTSVTSTWASGDLISTAADLEKFVKALFSGEVVPPAQLEPMFTVPDVTMFDECGNQPATYTSGLTKMVLPDGIVAYGKTGSRYGYTTGVGATRDLSRTLVYSVNSTDAKSSGQNRRTLGIVLASFA from the coding sequence ATGGTCGACGTTCCCAGCGACCTGGAGGAGATCACCTTGTTGAAGACCGCAGCCGCCTGCCTCGCCCTGGCCACCGCCCTCGTGGCCGCACCCGCTCAGGCGGCCACGTCCGCCACGCTGACCTGCCCGGCGCCCACCGTCATGCGGCCGGACCCCGGCGCCGTGGTCCCGCCGGTCGACCAGGCGGCGCTGAGCAAGTCGATCGCCGGCCTGCCCGCCGCCGACGCCACCGCGGCCGTGGTCCGGGTGAGCGGCTCGAAGGGCTCGTGGCGGGGCGTGAGCGGCGTGGCCGACGTACGGACGGGGCGCGAGGCCGCGCAGCACGTGCGCTTCCGCGTCGGCAGCGTGACGAAGGTGTTCACCACCGCGGTGGTGCTGCAACTCGTCGCGGAGGGCCGGCTCTCGCTCGGCGACACCGTCCAGGACCACCTGCCCGGCCTGCTGCCCGCCTCCTACCCGGACGTCCAGGTGGGCCAGCTGCTCAACCACACCAGCGGCCTGCCCGCCCCTGAGCTGCCTGAAGGCTTCGAGCACGTCTACGAGACCAGGTTCGACAGGTGGACCCCGCAGCAGTACGTGGCCCTGGCCGTGCGCAACCCGATCGAGTTCACCCCGGGCACCAGGCAGCACTACCTCAACATCAACACGTTCGTGGCCGGGCTGCTGATCGAGCAGGTCACCGGCGAGACGTACGAGCACGAGGTGACGAACCGGATCCTGCGCCCGGTCGGCATGCGCGACAGCTACCTGCCCGGCACCTCGACCACGATCAGGGGCCCGCACCACCGGGGCTACCAGAGCGTGCCCGCGGGCTTCGCGAACGCCATCCCCTACGGCGACGGATACGTGGTGGACATGACCAGGACCAGCGTCACCTCGACCTGGGCGTCGGGCGACCTGATCTCGACCGCGGCGGACCTGGAGAAGTTCGTCAAGGCGCTGTTCTCCGGCGAGGTCGTGCCGCCTGCCCAGCTGGAGCCGATGTTCACGGTGCCGGACGTGACGATGTTCGACGAGTGCGGCAACCAGCCCGCGACCTACACCTCCGGCCTGACGAAGATGGTGCTGCCGGACGGGATCGTGGCGTACGGCAAGACCGGGTCCCGCTACGGCTACACCACCGGGGTCGGCGCGACCAGGGACCTGTCGAGGACCTTGGTCTACTCCGTCAACTCCACCGACGCCAAGTCCTCCGGCCAGAACCGGCGCACGCTCGGCATCGTGTTGGCCTCCTTCGCCTGA